One Mycobacteroides abscessus ATCC 19977 genomic window carries:
- a CDS encoding PaaI family thioesterase, whose translation MTTEEAVTAHEGGGFNPPDPTLKGGPDYGRFIDALRTLQDRARAALPPDAVVTELADQLEAMNKLLAPYEVSEWDSPSGRRTDLPLRGNILLVPMTIESFDNGVLTGTATFGRYHLGRNGAVHGGCLGLLFDTIFGTGSLLLTDLRKLRTAYLNINYRKITPIEKELRYDCTLARVEGRKVFMTGRLLDGDEVLAEADALFVKLNPGQP comes from the coding sequence ATGACCACCGAGGAAGCAGTAACTGCGCATGAGGGTGGTGGGTTCAACCCGCCCGATCCCACTCTCAAGGGCGGCCCCGACTACGGCCGTTTCATCGATGCGCTGCGGACCCTGCAGGATCGTGCGCGGGCCGCGCTGCCGCCCGATGCGGTGGTCACCGAGCTGGCCGATCAGCTCGAGGCTATGAATAAACTGCTGGCTCCGTACGAGGTCTCGGAATGGGACTCGCCTTCGGGGCGGCGTACCGACCTCCCGCTCCGGGGGAACATCCTGTTGGTACCCATGACGATCGAGAGCTTCGACAACGGGGTCCTCACTGGCACAGCTACTTTCGGCCGCTACCACCTGGGGCGCAACGGTGCTGTGCACGGTGGCTGCCTCGGGCTGCTGTTCGACACCATCTTCGGGACCGGCTCGCTGTTGTTGACCGATCTGCGCAAGCTGCGCACGGCTTACTTGAATATCAACTACCGCAAGATCACTCCCATCGAGAAGGAGCTGCGGTACGACTGCACTCTGGCTCGCGTTGAGGGGCGCAAGGTATTCATGACCGGTCGGCTGCTGGACGGTGACGAGGTGCTCGCCGAAGCGGACGCGCTGTTTGTGAAGCTCAACCCCGGCCAGCCCTGA
- a CDS encoding DUF1990 family protein has protein sequence MDIARLSQLPFTYPERGATAGELPAGYHHVRESRQIGTGEARFEEAAARLMRFGIQHGIGLRVLTSAPEVGEGVNVATRLWPFWALCRIVYVVDEPNRRGFAYGTLQGHPETGEEAFIVRRDPSNDVVSVEITAFSRPSFWWIRLGNPLAKQLQRIVTQRYLRAL, from the coding sequence GTGGATATTGCCCGGTTGAGCCAGCTCCCTTTCACCTACCCGGAGAGGGGCGCGACGGCCGGTGAGCTGCCCGCCGGGTACCACCACGTACGGGAATCTCGGCAGATCGGGACCGGCGAGGCCCGATTCGAGGAGGCGGCCGCACGCCTGATGCGTTTCGGAATCCAGCATGGAATCGGGCTGCGGGTCCTGACCTCGGCGCCCGAGGTCGGCGAGGGCGTGAATGTGGCGACACGACTGTGGCCGTTCTGGGCGTTATGCCGCATCGTTTACGTGGTCGACGAGCCGAACCGGCGCGGATTTGCCTACGGCACGCTTCAAGGACACCCCGAAACCGGCGAAGAGGCGTTCATTGTGCGCCGTGATCCTTCCAACGACGTTGTCAGCGTGGAAATTACCGCCTTCTCCAGGCCGTCATTCTGGTGGATTCGGCTAGGCAATCCGCTGGCGAAGCAACTGCAGCGGATAGTCACGCAGCGGTACCTGCGCGCGCTATGA
- a CDS encoding PPOX class F420-dependent oxidoreductase, producing MELNDAARALIGAGADATLVTVNPDGSPQVSVVWVALQSTPDGDELVAAHLSGNYKKLRNIRRDPHVALTVLAPSQPGQQREYLAVTGSARVVEGGAPELLSQLAVALLGSDEHFPPPNSPEGYLTRIRVESVGGHGPWA from the coding sequence ATGGAACTCAACGACGCCGCGCGCGCCCTCATCGGAGCGGGCGCCGACGCCACGCTCGTCACCGTCAACCCCGACGGCAGCCCGCAGGTATCTGTGGTGTGGGTTGCCCTGCAGTCCACACCGGACGGTGACGAGTTGGTGGCGGCCCACCTTTCGGGTAACTACAAGAAGCTACGAAACATCCGTCGCGATCCCCACGTTGCCCTGACTGTCCTTGCCCCCAGTCAGCCCGGGCAGCAGCGCGAATATCTGGCCGTCACCGGCTCGGCGCGGGTGGTGGAGGGCGGCGCACCCGAGTTGCTCAGCCAGTTGGCCGTCGCGCTGCTGGGTTCCGACGAGCACTTCCCGCCACCGAACTCGCCGGAGGGATATCTGACCCGGATTCGCGTCGAATCGGTGGGTGGGCACGGCCCCTGGGCTTGA
- a CDS encoding aldehyde dehydrogenase family protein, which produces MIAVDALGPNGEYRTRAREVITDIAGTPVAELSIAPPLFVSRSIRAQRSARPLPAVRREAALAEAAEIFAGTDIAGYGFDQYVEVVSRVSGLPVAVARNSACEVTEAIRHAFDAVAPARPVGATFDWRDERTHRGSALWVRRGEVLAVHASGNSPGVHGGWVQALALGYRVAMRPSRREPFTGARLVQALRRAGFRPEDALYLPTDHAGAAEIIAAADLAIVYGGQDVVDKYADDPAVLVNGPGRTKILITAERDWRDYLDVIVESISGQGGMACTNTTAVLYEGDPRQLAEAIAARLATIRPFPIADERAVLPGQPLDAARSVAHHLAEKSRGTTALLGADQMVADLGDGSAVLRPAVHLLHGPDVDKLNTELAFPCVWIAPWTRADGLVPLRHSLVINAITDDGELIDALVDEPTVSNVYSGRLPTTYTAPEIPHDGFLADFLMRTKGVIRD; this is translated from the coding sequence GTGATCGCAGTGGACGCGCTTGGCCCCAATGGCGAATACCGCACTCGCGCACGTGAAGTGATCACCGATATCGCGGGGACGCCCGTCGCTGAACTGAGTATCGCGCCGCCGCTGTTTGTCAGCCGGAGCATCCGCGCTCAGCGCAGTGCGCGGCCGCTGCCTGCGGTCCGCCGGGAAGCGGCGCTGGCCGAAGCTGCCGAGATCTTTGCCGGCACCGACATCGCAGGCTACGGCTTCGATCAGTACGTCGAGGTGGTCAGTCGGGTGTCGGGGCTGCCCGTCGCAGTTGCGCGGAACAGCGCCTGCGAAGTCACCGAGGCCATTCGGCATGCATTCGACGCGGTCGCACCCGCCAGGCCTGTAGGGGCGACATTCGATTGGCGCGATGAGCGCACGCACCGGGGGAGCGCGCTCTGGGTCCGGCGCGGTGAGGTACTGGCCGTGCACGCGTCGGGCAATAGCCCGGGTGTGCACGGCGGGTGGGTGCAAGCACTGGCGTTGGGATATCGCGTGGCCATGCGTCCTTCGCGCCGCGAGCCCTTCACCGGGGCCCGGCTGGTCCAGGCCTTGCGCCGGGCAGGTTTTCGGCCCGAAGATGCCCTGTATCTGCCGACCGATCATGCGGGAGCGGCAGAAATCATCGCCGCGGCTGATCTCGCCATCGTCTACGGCGGCCAGGATGTGGTGGATAAGTACGCCGACGATCCAGCGGTGCTGGTAAACGGGCCGGGCCGCACCAAGATTCTGATTACCGCGGAACGGGATTGGCGCGACTACCTCGACGTGATCGTGGAGTCGATCAGCGGTCAGGGCGGCATGGCCTGCACCAACACCACAGCCGTTCTCTACGAAGGCGATCCGCGACAGTTGGCGGAAGCCATTGCGGCCAGGCTCGCGACGATACGGCCCTTTCCGATCGCCGACGAACGCGCCGTTCTGCCCGGGCAACCACTCGATGCGGCTAGGAGTGTTGCCCACCACCTGGCAGAGAAATCACGAGGCACCACCGCACTTTTGGGCGCGGATCAGATGGTTGCCGACCTGGGGGACGGCTCGGCTGTGCTGCGTCCCGCCGTGCATCTGCTGCACGGCCCCGATGTCGACAAGCTCAACACCGAGCTGGCGTTCCCGTGCGTGTGGATCGCGCCTTGGACCCGTGCCGACGGTCTTGTGCCACTGCGCCATTCGTTGGTGATCAATGCGATCACCGATGATGGGGAACTGATCGACGCACTTGTCGACGAACCCACGGTATCCAACGTCTACAGCGGCAGACTCCCCACCACGTACACGGCCCCCGAAATCCCGCATGACGGCTTCCTCGCGGATTTTCTGATGCGGACCAAGGGCGTCATCCGGGACTGA
- a CDS encoding phenazine antibiotic biosynthesis protein → MAEIDFSLLDIPRTVPVVDPEAYLRAAIAWHFGQDTGSPFWLRMAPNLDFDPLTDVNGFDDLRLFPNLVNELRDTPVQDLIPRGYGSPAPVPKIFESGGTTGAPKRTAQLPDWVEQVTRWQLEDFTTGGFVGGQGLLFLMPTGPHGVGHFSRAVSERLGSVFFSVDLDPRWVKKIATRGVGAEVSAYVEHVLEQARFVLHTQDVANLHTSPPLLGAIARDDTMAELVNQKIRYILLSGAHVDLDTLDLLREIFPRTVIAMAFGSTMILSQAKTRLDGDIHVFDPRTPYVVFWVIDPETGERVPHGQRGQVVMNHIGKGMFIPNNLERDTAIRRQGPGGQIGDSVSEVAPVATFEGEAVIEGVY, encoded by the coding sequence ATGGCCGAGATCGACTTCTCGCTGTTGGATATCCCACGAACCGTGCCGGTGGTCGACCCGGAGGCATACCTGCGGGCCGCTATCGCCTGGCACTTCGGGCAGGACACCGGCTCGCCGTTCTGGTTGCGCATGGCACCGAACCTGGACTTCGACCCGCTGACCGACGTGAACGGGTTTGATGATTTGCGCCTGTTCCCCAACCTGGTCAACGAGCTGCGGGACACACCCGTCCAGGATTTGATACCGCGCGGCTACGGATCGCCGGCACCGGTTCCCAAGATTTTCGAATCCGGAGGCACCACCGGCGCGCCCAAACGCACCGCGCAGCTGCCGGACTGGGTTGAGCAGGTCACCCGGTGGCAGCTCGAGGATTTCACGACAGGTGGCTTCGTGGGCGGCCAGGGGCTGCTGTTCTTGATGCCGACTGGTCCTCATGGCGTGGGTCATTTCTCCCGCGCGGTGAGCGAACGGTTGGGCTCGGTGTTCTTTTCGGTAGACCTGGATCCGCGGTGGGTCAAGAAGATCGCTACGCGCGGTGTCGGCGCCGAGGTGTCCGCATATGTGGAGCACGTGCTGGAGCAGGCGCGATTCGTACTGCACACCCAGGACGTTGCCAATCTGCACACCAGCCCGCCGCTGCTGGGCGCGATCGCGCGCGATGACACCATGGCCGAACTGGTGAATCAGAAGATCCGCTACATCCTGCTCAGCGGTGCGCACGTGGACCTGGATACCCTCGATCTGCTCCGCGAGATCTTCCCGAGGACGGTCATCGCGATGGCGTTCGGCAGCACAATGATCCTGTCCCAGGCCAAGACTCGACTCGACGGCGATATCCACGTGTTCGATCCGCGCACGCCCTACGTGGTGTTCTGGGTCATCGATCCGGAGACGGGGGAGCGGGTACCGCATGGCCAGCGCGGCCAGGTGGTGATGAACCACATCGGCAAGGGCATGTTCATTCCGAACAACCTCGAACGCGACACCGCGATCCGCAGACAGGGACCGGGCGGCCAGATCGGCGACTCCGTCAGTGAGGTCGCGCCCGTTGCGACGTTCGAGGGCGAAGCCGTCATCGAAGGCGTCTACTGA
- a CDS encoding DUF6480 family protein: MAIKKRPTTDLPPDPEPAATPGLSKGGGTQSGDTPPASGQETQPSNPDPVSLRKTSVPAMVSMIALAVLLGLFLATAVLLIMKMSGVFN; this comes from the coding sequence ATGGCGATCAAGAAACGTCCCACGACGGACCTGCCGCCTGATCCTGAACCGGCGGCCACACCGGGCCTGTCGAAAGGTGGCGGCACACAGTCCGGGGACACTCCGCCCGCATCCGGTCAGGAGACACAACCGAGCAATCCAGACCCGGTATCGCTACGGAAAACTTCGGTACCTGCGATGGTGTCGATGATTGCGCTTGCCGTGCTTCTGGGCTTGTTTCTAGCGACCGCGGTCTTGCTGATCATGAAGATGTCCGGCGTCTTCAACTGA